The following DNA comes from Bactrocera neohumeralis isolate Rockhampton unplaced genomic scaffold, APGP_CSIRO_Bneo_wtdbg2-racon-allhic-juicebox.fasta_v2 cluster11, whole genome shotgun sequence.
GGGTCGACAGGCGCAGGAAGTATGGAAGGCGACACAATAAAAAGTATATTCTTTTAAGGAAAtctctttttttaattgtgaccattatttttttctatagaaTTTCTGTTAGAAAGCGATTCTACAAGTCCATCGAGAGCAGAATGTGTGGTTGAAGCGGGCAGTTCAGTTGAAGCTGAAGAATTACAAAGTCCTGCGTTGAACGACTATGTGTGCACTCGAAGGCAGAAAGGAATATATTCCAAAACTGCCTTGTCAGATAGTTTGCAGGTTCATGGCGAGATCGCAGAAGTAAGGAAGCAAAAGCTTAAGATGGGTGTTAAAGCAAGGAAAAGGGAAATGTCAATCAAAGAAAAAGAACTAgagttaaaagaaaaagaattaaaaaaaagagaaattaatgtcaaattaaaaattgaaaaaatgaaattaaaaatgcagGAGAGGTTGGCAATGGAAGAGCTtaggctaaaatataaataattttacaatgcACTACATTTTTAGTTCACTTTTggtatgaatttatttttattattatgtgtttttttatgttttaaatgaaGTTTTTATGTTATAAG
Coding sequences within:
- the LOC126765745 gene encoding uncharacterized protein LOC126765745, whose product is MENRSFEKPSAQSFYGGFIEDTQLTVGWKVVRAKVRNMRTNYNKAKEWEGSTGAGSMEGDTIKKFLLESDSTSPSRAECVVEAGSSVEAEELQSPALNDYVCTRRQKGIYSKTALSDSLQVHGEIAEVRKQKLKMGVKARKREMSIKEKELELKEKELKKREINVKLKIEKMKLKMQERLAMEELRLKYK